From a single Rutidosis leptorrhynchoides isolate AG116_Rl617_1_P2 chromosome 5, CSIRO_AGI_Rlap_v1, whole genome shotgun sequence genomic region:
- the LOC139848111 gene encoding uncharacterized protein: MKHCGIHQNNTFASSREEMRSSVTVSLSFDNSGEPMVCPKPRRLSLFTAAVNEPVRPLRWQMSCQSESFESKAGPELLDIIFSKGGGNVGSDQPCTEIASSPPFFCGSPPSRVSNPLIQDARFRDEKIISVSPRLMVTNPATSGGVMSASSQSSSARKGGCLRANFGNKPVVRVEGFDCLDRDNRRNCSIPTLA, from the exons ATGAAGCACTGTGGAATTCATCAAAACAACACGTTTGCATCATCCCGTGAAGAGATGAGGAGCTCCGTTACCGTTTCGTTATCGTTTGATAACTCCGGGGAGCCTATGGTTTGCCCTAAACCTAGGCGGCTGAGCCTTTTCACCGCCGCCGTTAACGAGCCTGTTAGGCCTCTCCGATGGCAGATGAG CTGTCAATCCGAAAGTTTCGAATCGAAAGCCGGCCCTGAGCTGCTTGACATCATTTTTTCAAAG GGTGGTGGTAATGTTGGATCAGACCAACCATGTACAGAAATAGCCTCGTCGCCCCCGTTTTTTTGTGGGTCGCCGCCAAGTAGAGTATCTAACCCGTTAATTCAAGACGCACGTTTCAGGGATGAAAAGATCATCTCTGTTTCTCCGCGTTTAATGGTCACCAATCCTGCAACATCTGGTGGTGTGATGTCAGCGTCCTCCCAATCCTCGTCAGCAAGGAAAGGTGGTTGTCTTCGTGCGAATTTTGGTAACAAACCGGTAGTTAGGGTTGAAGGGTTTGATTGTCTCGATAGGGATAATAGGCGCAATTGCAGCATCCCTACTTTGGCTTGA